The genomic window TCCTGGTAGAGAACCATCAGGGTGTACGGCTGCTCCATCGAGCCCTTAGAGCTGTCCCTCACAAGGAATGCTCCATCCTGCAAAGCACAGGAGGCAGGGCATTTACAGTGtaggtcagctgtgtgtgtgtgtgtgtctgtgtgagagagagccttGCCTTACCTTGTTGACCTGCCTCAGACAGCTCTCTGCTTTGCCTCGTGTCACTTGGCTCACGTACCAGATAGGGTCCATGTCCtgtacaggcagacaggaaaatCATTGCACAACAATCCCACAGCATCCACATTGCCACCACTCAAGCATACTGCTGCTTTTAAGACTTGCCCCCGTATTTGATTCTAAAACATATTGAGAGGCATAGTTTGCCACACTTCAATCAGAAAAAATACGTTTTTTTTGCGTATCTCAAGATTAAATTCCATCTCTGTTGTCCCCCATGCTTGTAAATCATTCAGGCCTGATGAACAATCTCAAACCACTGTTCTAGCCTAGAGCAATGGTGCCACCTGCTGACCCCCAAAATGCAAAACATAATGACAAGAACTGTGAGTGTATCTTACCTCTGAGCGGCCCATGTCTGCTGGTGGGGGGTAGGAGGGCTGCACTGGGGGCCGGAGGGGAACAAGCTGTCCCCCTGAACTAATCCTGGTGCTGTTCCGGTGAGAGCTGATGGCTGAAagaaaacacagcacacacacatactgtagcaaGCCATCAGACTGTACTGTGCCTTACTAGGACCATGCTTGGCCTGATTAGCCTACAAAAGTAAAGGTTATAAAGATGACGGGTTGTTTGTAGATCAGTCAGGTGGCCCTGATGCCTGCATGTGATTTGACCAGTGTATTTTTTAATGAGCTGCATAGTGGGTGCTGCTGGGTAATGAAGCATTTATAAGCACAGCTCTCACCTTCCTGTAGTTTGTGTGGGAGGGAACCGGTGAGATTCAGAATGGGAGGTAGGCTAGAAAATCAAAGAACAGAGATCAATCAATCAACTAAATCAATTTATAATTGAGTTATcggttaattgaactttgtacTACAAAGTTCTGTTATGTTAACATTCTCGTGTGTGTTgaaagcccccgcccccctacctgtctgtgtgagggggtcCTGGTGGGCCTGGCATGGAGCCCATAGCTCGGGATTTGAGTGGGAATGTATGGGAGTTAAAAGTTGGGAtggctgaagagagagaaagtgtatatgtgtgatgtgtatAGTTTTTCATTTTAGTTTGGTAAAACTGTTTAGTatagccagacaggcagacattgtGAGGACAATGAAAAGAAGCTCTATTAATCCAGGTCTAAACAGTTTACCTTCGTCTTGCACCTGAACATGACGGGtaagaagggagaaagagatgaagagtTATTTTTCACTCAGATTAATATAATTGTTAAACAGTCTAACCAATCATTTCAAACTGAGGGTGCGTTTTCCTTGCCCCCAGGACTTTACCTCAGTCCTAGAATTGAGCGCAAATCTGTAGAAGAGAACATGAACACAGTATTAACAGTAATACAGAAGAAGGGTATGGCAGTAAGGCAGTACTGGAAAGCACCTATTCAGTACTGCCGTCCTTCAACATAAGGCTGGTTTCTGGTATGGCTGGGTATATCGGAATATCAGTACAATGTGTGGGAAACAATACCACAACAACAGGTAATAAGACTTCCTCTTCCCTTGCCCTGCGTCTTATTCCAGATGActggacttcctgtctgtcttaatTAACCACAGTCTGTTTATTTAGACAGCCACATGTGTGTGACTCACTATGTGTGAGAAAGGGCTGgatgctggatgtgtgtgtgtggtgtgtgtgtgggtgtacctgTTGGGGATGAGGCCCCTGCCTGCTGAAGAGCTGCTCCGGTTGATGCTGGTAGCTGGCAGGGGGGGCTTTGCCACCCTGGGAGGCTCGagagcccccctctcctctactggGGCCCTGGGAGACGACACAGCTTACCTCAGGGAGGGTACATGTCGCCACTAAGTCAGTAGCTTTAATACTGCtgctttctgtgtgtatgtgagtatgtgtgtacctgttaAGGCCCCTGCCTACAGAGGAACTGCTTCGGTTAACGCTGGCGGCTGGCAGTGGGGGCTTTGCCACCCTGGGAGGGTCCGGAAGCCCTCTTTCCTCTGCAGGGGATCTGGGAGACAACGCAGCTTACCTCAAGTTTGGCTTTTAATCTTAACGGTGTGTGGTTCAATGGTTTAATTGTTTCATATGTTTGttatgaaaaatatatatatatattgttgcgTATATTTATCAATGCATCTTTTGTTTATCTATTAATGTAAGTGTTGTTTGGATGGTCGTGTATTTGCGATGTTTCATAAGAGGTTTCGAGACTAAATAAGGGGGAATGTATTTTTCGTGTGACAACATAGGATGATGACACAGACTTCGTCAGAACCAAGGAGACGTCATCATTTCAAAAGACTTCCTTACCTCCAGGACTGGGGCTGTATCAAAGGctgtagagaaaacaaaacagtcATGTCAGTCAATTAGCACAATTGAGTTATTTATCATTGCTGTTGTCTTTCACCACAGTATGAtcttctttttcctttttctgtCATACCCTCAGTAACCATAACTACCATAAGTGTACGCTTACCCTATCAACAGCGCTGGGCCTTCGTGCTGTGTTGAGAAACATATACAGGACAAGAATGTGTTTATATTAGTGGTTACATGAACTGAACATTAACAGTTTCATTCTGTGTGGTGCTAAAGTGATTTCACCATTGACTCAACATAGCTTGATAGCAGAAAGAACTTTCTGGAAGGGAGAAGGTAGTACCCTGCAACGGTGAGCTGCTGTTCATTCTTCGGTCCACTGCAGAGGGCTTCTTGCTGCGGTCCACCTGAGGCGCTGCACAGCCGAGGGGACCTGGGAAGGAGCAACGATTCAGAcattacattcagtcatttagctgacgttcttatccagagagaattacagtaagtacagggacattcccctgaggcaagtagggtgaagtaccttgcccaaggacacaacgtcattttggcacggccgggaatcgaaacggcaaccttctgattaatagcccgattccctaaccgctcagccatctgacccccctcttactaggtgtgtgtgtgtccttacccCTGGTGGGGAGTCTGCCCTGGCGAAGGGGGGACAGCTCTTGTCTGGGTGGGGTGGGCTCTGTCAGCTGTAGGGAGGAGAAAATATAACGTGggaaaagaagggagagagtcaTGTAGTATAGAGAAGTGGTTGAGAGAAAGAagtagggaggaagagagatggagggtggtcAGTGGTAGGAGAGGGTTGCTGAGCGAGTGAAagagcagggtgtggaggatgaggaggaggagaggagcaaagCAGGATGGAGCAGGGCTGGGCCATGTGACCATTtctatttacagtttttcacaattgctaaaacacattcttgaaacagtcacccattttctcaaaactgtaaacacaaaacctcatcttcaagcactatttacaaaacctctgaatcctcttgcaaaatgaaactttcgcctcaaaacagttttacctgtgctcaaaatcaagcattcgcctcaaaacagatttacctgtgctcaaaatcaaacactgctctcaaatcataaacaaagtgatcaaaattatatacactatcaagcagtcagtaaacaatacacaaaaaaattgaaaacacattgttcaaaacatatagttctcaaggAGAAGATCATTTTTACGtaacctcaaaacaaatttcatatgtatccgtcattgtcttttgatgaacgacaacatgttctatcatagtagctcaaaatgtatcagaaattaTACTATaatactctgctttgctctctttttttttgttctttctcctccttgtacccctatacagtactgtaccctgcatctcactactcacaactcactcttgttctttgttgatatgaacctgcaaccagtcaaaatctattgagcagtcagtactgttactgtaacaaatggaaagcacaatgttcagggccatacaatttgttcattgtacagtatacagcctacaatgcactgtactacagtatacaatactacagtaaaaAGGACAACAATATAAGGAGCAAACATGTGatttgtgcttcttcttgtctcttaggccagagcactttgtcgacatcacaagcaatattttcccaccttcaacaacctgtttgctctctgaactggattatattggttgtgtcacatcatttgaaacaagtgaaatcaattttgagtggttgtgttttgtcaatgacatattttctctatttgtatttgattgttgccatttgtgtttaccagtatggatgacatgtgcattagagtgcagaa from Osmerus eperlanus chromosome 19, fOsmEpe2.1, whole genome shotgun sequence includes these protein-coding regions:
- the lcp2a gene encoding lymphocyte cytosolic protein 2a, giving the protein MSFDRLPSKVEVMGWSQHHLADYMKKMNLSGCDKVIINNCINGSRFLNMSENDLQKFPKVHAPLISKICLEISRKEEKRGLFGKKSTIPKYREPETPVEDQCWGPDEFDGSDDDDYESPDSCDGDSVGDYESPTEECSGCIEEPDNDNDYEPPPSESDESTKMIAPQLPIGESDYIDNRRSSQGQPPALQPRPGHGPTPPAAPRTTLTEPTPPRQELSPLRQGRLPTRGPLGCAAPQVDRSKKPSAVDRRMNSSSPLQARRPSAVDRPLIQPQSWRSPAEERGLPDPPRVAKPPLPAASVNRSSSSVGRGLNRAPVEERGALEPPRVAKPPLPATSINRSSSSAGRGLIPNRFALNSRTEVQDEAIPTFNSHTFPLKSRAMGSMPGPPGPPHTDSLPPILNLTGSLPHKLQEAISSHRNSTRISSGGQLVPLRPPVQPSYPPPADMGRSEDMDPIWYVSQVTRGKAESCLRQVNKDGAFLVRDSSKGSMEQPYTLMVLYQDKVFNIQIKRTHDQYLLGTGLKTSETFPSVSDIISHYQQTPLLLIDSKNRGSGQQNHCALMYPAGYQR